GCCGGCCGTCTTCTCGGGATAGCGGCCCCGCTCCAGCATCGGGGTGATGTTCTCCAGGAGTGTCGTCAGGTCCTGGACGATGGAGGCCAGCTCGTCGGGCTTCTTGCGCTGCGCGGCCGCGACGGACGGGGCCGGGTCCAGCAGGGTCAGGGACAGGGCCTGATCGCCGCGCTGCCCGGCGACGACGCCGAACTCCACGCGCTGGCCGGGCTTCAGCGCCTCGACTCCGGCGGGGAGGACCGAGGAGTGCACGAAGACGTCACCGCCGTCGTCGCGGGAGAGAAAGCCGAAGCCCTTCTCG
The Streptomyces sp. NBC_01723 genome window above contains:
- a CDS encoding cold-shock protein, which codes for MPTGKVKWFNSEKGFGFLSRDDGGDVFVHSSVLPAGVEALKPGQRVEFGVVAGQRGDQALSLTLLDPAPSVAAAQRKKPDELASIVQDLTTLLENITPMLERGRYPEKTAGKKIAGLLRAVADQLDV